In the Ranitomeya imitator isolate aRanImi1 chromosome 2, aRanImi1.pri, whole genome shotgun sequence genome, acatacacctgatatagtcgcacaggcacacacatcatacatgtacacagcacacatgctggacaacacaagctcattacatacacctgatatagtcacacaagcacacacatcatacatgtacacagcacacatgctggacaacacaagctcattacatacacctgatatagtcgcacaggcacacacatcatacatgtacacagcacacgtgctggacaacacaagctcattacatacacctgatatagtcacacaggcacacacatcatacatgtacacagcacacatgctggacaacacaagctcattacatacacctgatatagtcacacatcatacatgtacacagcacacatgctggacaacaccagctcattacatacacctgatatagtcgcacaggcacacacatcatacatgtacacagcacacatgctggacaacacaagctcattacatacacctgatatagtcacacatcatacatgtacacagcacacgtgctggacaacacaagctcattacatacacctgatatagtcacacaggcacacacatcatacatgtacacagcacacatgctggacaacacaagctcattacatacacctgatatagtcacacatcatacatgtacacagcacacatgctggacaacaccagctcattacatacacctgatatagtcgcacaggcacacacatcatacatgtacacagcacacatgctggacaacacaagctcattacatacacctgatatagtcacacatcatacatgtacacagcacacatgctggacaacacaagctcattacatacacctgatatagtcgcacaggcacacacatcatacatgtacacagcacacatgctggacaacacaagctcattacatacacctgatatagtcacacaggcacacacatcatacatgtacacagcacacgtgctggacaacacaagctcattacatacacCTGATACTGTTTAGTCACacttagataagtttcttgggggtctagtttccaaaaagggggcacttgttgggcattgccactgtttaggcacatctagataagttccctggggtctagtttccaaaatgaggtcacttgtggggggtttctgctgtttaggcacatcagggactcggcAAACGGaatatgacacccgcagaccattccatcaaagtctgcattccaaaaagtcactacttcacttctgagccccgacgtatgcccaaacagtagtttcctcccacatatggagtatcggcatactcaggacaaataggacaacaacttttggggtccaatttctcctgttacccttgggaaaataaaaaattgggggctaaaaaatatttttggggaaaaaatgttttttgttttttttcacagtcGGGCATTATaatctttagtgaaacacttgggtgttcaaaattctcaccacacacctagataagttccttagggggtctaagttccaaaatggggtgacttgtggggggtatcagcgtactcagaacaaattggacaacaacttttttggtccaatttctaatgttacccttgggaaaataaaaaagtaagaactaaaagatcatgtttgtggaaaaaatatgatctttTGTTTTCATGCCCGGGCatcataaactttagtgaaacacttgggggttgaaagtgctcaccacacatctagataagttccttgaggggtctagtttccaaaatggtgtcacttgtgggggttttccactgtttaggcacatcatgggctctccaaatgcgacttggcgtccgctctcgattccagccaattttacgctTAAAacctcaaatggtgctccttcccttccaattcTTGCTGTGTGCCTAAAGAGTGGTCTTCATCCATACATGGGgtgtcggcatactcaggagaaattgcacaactaatatTGCAGTTCATTTTCACctgatacccttatgaaaatttaaaaaattgtgccgaattaacatttttgtgaaaaaaagttaaatgttcatttgtgaaaaaagttaaatgttcatttgtgaaaaaagttaaatgttaatttttttcttccacagtgcttcagttcttgtgaagcacctaaagggttaataaacttcttgattggggTTTTgaacaccatgaggggtgcagtttttagaatgttgtcacctttggatattttctaccatataggccccaaagtcatttcaaataagaggtggtcctaaaaaaaatggttttgaaaattttgttggaaaaatgagaaatcgctgatcaacttttaaacttcataaaaaaaatttgcttcacaaattgtgctgatctaaaggagacatgtgggaaatgttatatattaactattttgtgtgacataatgctatcatttaggggcataaaaattaaaagtttaaaaaattgcgaaattttcaacatttgtcaaatttacattttttttcacaaataaacacaagtaattttGAAGAGCTTTtaccgctatcataaagtacaatatatcaggaaaaaaacagtctcagaatcagtgggatccattgaagcattctagagttatgacctcaaagtgactgtggtcagatttcaaaattaaggtctgatcattaacctacaaagtggcttggtccttaaggggttcaTTAAACAGTTTTGCAACAAATACAAATCATTATAAACCATCCAGATTACTGCATATTATTAGATATCTTGTAACATTTGTTATCAAGTAAGGCATATAATATCAATAAAGAAGAAAAAGCAAGATGCCTTTTGTTATACGAGCGCCATTTATTCTGAATAAATGAGTAATAAACTAATAGAATATGATAGTAACAAAACTTCGTTTTAACAAACTTTAAAACTACATCAATAGCATCAATTTCAACTTTGCTGCCAACAGTACCTCCATATTGATATCACATATCACGTAGCCATACACAAATTTTCACTGTCTCCATAAAAAGTAGTACCTTATCATATCCACataccagaggagcattgcacggcgaataagcctccttactttgacaagccagagatggtatgtcactttcCATAAGGATAAACGATACTCctgagaccccagtccagagcctctcacctagccaaatcagttctcatgcttcgcactgacgagggccaacagcccgaaacaccgtgtctgcgaattgagatactaatttggcttttatcctaagtcatattgcacgactcgtttaaagggttgattgtgacttgtaggatcgctacttccaacaggtggcgctatagagtttatgtcctctttttctcagaagaggcaatttgcatattatatttcccagaggagcattgcacggcgaataagcctccttaccttgacaagccagagatggtatgtcactctccataaggagaaacgataccccttagagccCAGTCCAgatcctctcacctagccaaatcagttctcatgcttcgcactgacgagggccaacagcccgaaacaccgtgtctgcgaattgagatattgatttggcttttatcctaagtcatattgcacgactcatttaaagggttgattgtgacttgtaggatcgctacttccaacaggtggcgctatagagtttaagtcctctttttctcagaagaggcaatttgcacataccAAATGTAGAAATTTCCCACCACTTGTACCTTCATTCCCGGGTAGAGACTGTGAGAAATGAATAGTTCCAAAAGTCTCAAATTCTGGAAAACTTTAATGTACATCCTCTATTTTGATagactatttttttttcatatttcatattgaaTTAACCAGTGTGATCCAGGATTGCAGTGTTGGCTGCGAATTACCCATCCGATGCATTGCTAGTAGCTTCTTTGCCAGAAACAAAGTCTCACGCAAGAAAATCTTAATATAGTGACCCATATTTCCTCTTCTACTACCCGAAACAGACAGATCAATGGATCACATGAGCTTCGAATAGATATTACAAAGGATAATAGACTAGTCACCTCATGACAAAATGAAACTATTGGGCAagtctatattatatatacaaaaTCTGTATCAGGGGTATGACACCGTAGACATTCCGAGGTAGGAGAATGTTCCTTTCAGAATAGCTTGAGAGGAGTAAGAGATTTGGCAGAAGGGACTGAAGTGCCGCCTTGAGCTGAAGATTCCTTAAGAATTGGAACCTTGGAATTTAAGCTGCACATGCTCAAATAATATTAATACATTTGACTCATAAATGTCTTTCAACAAGCAGACATTACAGATGTTTCATCAATGTCAACAAATAAGGATTCCCTCATATTAACATTTCAGCTATGACATGGCTAAAACCAACTCGTTTCTTAGCCTGTGTCCACGCTGAGGATGCTAGTTTAAGTAATGGTAACAATTTGGGGGCAATAAATTTATTTTGTTCCATGAACCCCAGCAAACAGTTGGTTCCAACTGCTCGAGACAGATGATTCTCTGAGTTTGGTAACTAAGAATCCGGCATCCAGATATGGAGTGCCTTGAGTTGACCCAACAGATAGTACAGAAAAAATCAGCCAGTGCAGCCTTCTCATATTCTTAGACACTGCACatttatataataaataataataataatttttatttttatatagcgctaacatattccgcagcgctttacagtttgcacaaattatcatcgctgtccccaatggggctcacaatctaaattccctatcagtatgtctttggaatgtgggaggaaaccagagaacccggaggaaacccacgcaaacatggagaaaacatacaaactctttgcagatgttgtccagggtggggcttgaacccaggactccagcgttgcaaggctgcggtgctatccactgagccacagacattatcatcactgtccccaatggggctcataatctaaattgcaTATCAGTATGTCTAAGGGGTGTGGGAGGAAACTGCCGAACCTagagaaaacccatgcaaacagggggagaacatacaaactctttgcaaatgttcTTCTTGGTGGGAGTTGAACCCAGAACGCCAACGCTGCTGTTAGGGCGGTCttcaagtcagaccctcagggatattggatggctgccaaatgtgtGAGTTGCTCCGGAGAATGACGGACAGAGATCAGATGTGGTATCTGTATCAGCTGCTGTGCCGGGTTTATTCAAGGAAGGAcattcagttatatacacttttgagtaggcgtatacatcatgtttgtgcgcaaatcaactgtttattacatatgagatcattcttaattcaTCAGGTGATCTTTACCTAAGGGGTAACTTGGGTTTAAGACACATAGGGGCTAATGTCCTAAGTCTCATTCGGTTTTAACCTCTCTCAGCAGTTCTAGTAGTCAACAAGATGACTTAGCAAAGTCAGGCATgtctggacatattctgagacataTGTATAAATTATGAGaatacattaaggtggtccctgatttccctatcacTGCAAAGATAACCACTAACACACTGTGCTAGCCCACGCTGTAGGTCTTCTACAtatacacatttacatacacataCACTGTGTATACATTTGCCCATTTTGAATTTACTTCCAGGTCAGGTTAAAGATCCTAGAGCTAGAAGGTTCTTCAGCTGCTCCCCCAGAACGAGCATCCTCTGTGCAGGTCCCGGTATTTTCCTCCACTGCTTTGGTCCAATCACATAGATCGGTGTGGGgcaggagagagcagttctctcagTGATCTGGAAGaacagtgtgtcaagcattcttcTCTGCTACAGGAAGCTGCTGGCAGACTATAAGAGGCACTCACTTATTGGGAGTAATTTTACATGTTAAAATTGCGTCTAATAGTCAAAAAAATACAGTGAGCTCTAAAATAATTTCCCTTTCTTGTTTAATTACACGACTGTCTGTTGTATGGTTTTTGTGAGAAGATAGAAATAATTTGTGGTTATCTCCCACACTGCTGTATATGGAAGACATCAATTCTGAGGGATTTATTCAAACGTAGTTTTTATTGAACTCATTTCAAAGTGTCAATCACTTATTCTTCAGGAAATGTGATAATTCAAAACACAGCAGCGCGGGAGATATCCACAAATTATTCCTATCTTCATGCTTGTTGGTTTTGCAACCGGAGGATCGACAGCAGCTGTACAATAAATTAAAAACACATTTTATGTCATAAATTAGGTTAGTACAGACTGAAAAATAACTCCAATAGTATATCCGAAAATACCCTATTTTCGCTACTTTCTGCCTAGTTTTTTTATAAATGGTTTTAGTAAAAATTTGTCATTAAAATATATAGTTTCTCCCCGTGTGCGTTATTTTTGATGTTTAATAAAATGTTTTCTAGTAATTCATTTTTCGCATTCCAGGTATGATAATGGCTTCTCCCCTTGTGGGATTTTAGATGTTTAAGAAAATAGCATTATTGTTCAAAATATTTCCCCATTCTTAATATGAACATGATTCTCCCCagtatgagttctctggtgcttaacaggaCTTGATTTATTTACTCAACATTTCccatattctgaacatgaatatgacttgccactgtgtgagttctctggtgtctaacaaactGTGATTTCCacgcaaaacattttccacattctgaacatgaaaaaggcttctctcctgtgtgaattctctggtgattaACAAGCAATGATTTATATGCAAAACatattccacattctgaacatgaaaaaggtttctcccttgtgtgagttttctggtgtcTATCAAGGCGTGATTTctctacaaaacatttcccacattctgaacatgaaaaaggcttctcccctgtgtgagttttctggtgacTGACAAGCGATGATTTATATACAAAACatattccacattctgaacatgaaaaaggcttctcccctgtgtgagttctctggtgcatgACAAGCGCTGATTTCCGTATAAAACatattccacattctgaacatgaatatggcttcttccctgtgtgagttctctggtgtctatcaAGGCATGATTTCTCtccaaaacatttaccacattctgaacataaaaaaggcttctcccctgtgtgagttctttgatgtataAGAAGATATGATCTCTgtccaaaatattttccacattctgaacaggaaaaagacttctcccctgtgtgaattcgctgatgtttaacaagatgtgatttctctacaaaacattttccacattctgaacataaaaaaggcctctctcctgtgtgagttctctgatgtataacaagatttgatttctctacaaaacattttccacattctgaacatgaatatggcttctctcctgtgtgaattctctgatgtattacAAGATGTGATTTCcgtacaaaacatttcccacattctgaacatgcatATGGCTTCTCCCCACCAGTATGAATTTTCTCATGCTTAactaaatctgatttctggttaaaatatttcttACATTTGGAACAAGAGAAACTCTTCTCCTCTATGTGAATGTTTTGATGTTTAACAAAAGATATTTCAAGGGGACAACTATGTCCATATTCTAAATGTGTGATTGGCTTCTTTTCTTTAAGAGCAGTTTGCTTTTTAATGCTTCTTTTCTGACTTTTATTTTTCTTAGTAGcctgtaatgaatcagaagataagACCTGTTTCGAAGGATCAGAAGTTAGATTTTTGCTGTGAAAGGATAATGGTATATCTGAAGTAATGGTATTGTCTTCAGTTGTATCCTGTGTGATCTGAAGGTCATTAGATTTCAAAATTGAAGCTGATAGTTGTCCTTCTGATCCCCTGGTAGAGTCAACTGCCaagaaataaaaccaattattattcTTGAATAGAATATTCTTGAaagttatatttttgaacatttctactcaaACTGTCCATAAAATGGGAAGTTATGTAGCAAAATTG is a window encoding:
- the LOC138663791 gene encoding oocyte zinc finger protein XlCOF22-like isoform X1; this encodes MDKNKMADKLLQLTLEILFRLTGEDYTVVKNTSSDLCQAPVCERCPITEPPPHPLIHEDIKEQKILELTYKMIELLTGEVPIRCRDVSIYFSMEEWEYLEGHKDLYKDVMIEVSQPLTSPVLSSKKTTPERCPHPLLPQNCKQEDLDVPQDHQGEDLTHINSTETDMRADEGWKEEIPTDNQQVDSTRGSEGQLSASILKSNDLQITQDTTEDNTITSDIPLSFHSKNLTSDPSKQVLSSDSLQATKKNKSQKRSIKKQTALKEKKPITHLEYGHSCPLEISFVKHQNIHIEEKSFSCSKCKKYFNQKSDLVKHEKIHTGGEKPYACSECGKCFVRKSHLVIHQRIHTGEKPYSCSECGKCFVEKSNLVIHQRTHTGERPFLCSECGKCFVEKSHLVKHQRIHTGEKSFSCSECGKYFGQRSYLLIHQRTHTGEKPFLCSECGKCFGEKSCLDRHQRTHTGKKPYSCSECGICFIRKSALVMHQRTHTGEKPFSCSECGICFVYKSSLVSHQKTHTGEKPFSCSECGKCFVEKSRLDRHQKTHTREKPFSCSECGICFAYKSLLVNHQRIHTGEKPFSCSECGKCFAWKSQFVRHQRTHTVASHIHVQNMGNVE